The Drosophila mauritiana strain mau12 chromosome 2R, ASM438214v1, whole genome shotgun sequence genome has a segment encoding these proteins:
- the LOC117135472 gene encoding TGF-beta receptor type-1 isoform X4: MGPSSSATDYVPHRLTSWEFVAIILGATLFICFTGTSTWYYCQRRKRMASGRPFAKEDSAYDPILNGNTTIHDIIEMTTSGSGSAGLPLLVQRSIARQVQLCHVIGKGRFGEVWRGRWRGENVAVKIFSSREECSWFREAEIYQTVMLRHENILGFIAADNKDNGTWTQLWLVTDYHENGSLFDYLTTHPVDTNTMLNMSLSIATGLAHLHMDIVGTRGKPAIAHRDLKSKNILVKSNLSCAIGDLGLAVRHVEKNDSVDIPSTHRVGTKRYMAPEVLDESMNDQHFDSYKRADVYAFGLILWEIARRCNMGMIYDEYQLPYYDVVQPDPSIEEMKKVVCIEKCRPNIPNRWHASDVLHNMAKVMKECWYPNPVARLTALRIKKTLASISVEDKVKN; the protein is encoded by the exons ATTATGTGCCACACCGACTGACCAGCTGGGAGTTTGTGGCTATCATCCTAGGAGCCACCCTCTTCATTTGCTTCACGGGCACCAGTACGTGGTATTATTGCCAGCGTCGCAAGCGAATGGCCAGCGGAAGGCCGTTTGCCAAGGAGGATTCAGCATACGATCCTATATTGAATGGTAATACAACCATACACGACATCATTGAGATGACCACCTCCGGTTCGGGTTCGG CTGGACTTCCGCTGCTGGTGCAGCGTTCCATTGCCCGGCAGGTGCAGCTGTGCCACGTTATCGGTAAGGGACGTTTCGGCGAGGTCTGGCGTGGACGCTGGCGAGGCGAAAACGTGGCGGTCAAGATCTTCTCTAGTCGCGAGGAGTGCTCCTGGTTCCGTGAGGCGGAAATCTATCAGACGGTAATGCTCCGCCACGAGAACATTTTGGGATTCATAGCTGCTGACAACAAGG ACAATGGAACTTGGACACAGTTGTGGCTCGTAACCGACTATCATGAGAACGGATCGCTCTTTGACTACCTAACCACGCACCCGGTGGACACCAACACCATGCTGAACATGTCGCTGAGTATTGCCACTGGACTGGCGCATCTGCATATGGACATTGTGGGCACCCGCGGCAAGCCCGCCATCGCCCATCGTGATCTCAAATCCAAAAACATACTGGTCAAATCAAATCTAAGCTGTGCTATTGGAGATTTGGGTCTGGCCGTGCGCCATGTGGAGAAGAATGACTCTGTGGACATACCTTCCACTCATCGTGTGGGTACTAAGCGCTATATGGCGCCCGAGGTGCTGGACGAGAGTATGAATGATCAGCACTTTGACTCGTACAAGCGGGCGGATGTGTACGCCTTTGGACTGATCCTCTGGGAGATTGCACGTCGCTGCAACATGGGCATGATATACGATGAGTATCAATTGCCATATTACGATGTCGTGCAGCCAGATCCCAGCATTGAGGAGATGAAGAAA GTGGTTTGCATAGAGAAGTGCCGGCCAAACATTCCAAACCGCTGGCATGCCTCCGATGTGCTCCACAATATGGCCAAGGTGATGAAGGAGTGCTGGTATCCCAATCCTGTGGCCCGATTGACGGCGCTTCGCATCAAAAAGACACTTGCTAGCATCAGTGTGGAGGACAAGGTCAAGAACTGA
- the LOC117137761 gene encoding ITG-like peptide, whose protein sequence is MNIFPRWAAMLLLLGLAHQLDPSHAASASSFASGNAWQRALFDRESRNLMHRRAPFSGAADLGLDEYLGPYGAAEQEQHQPHPPPQQMRQQTEVYGIVEPLIEDTPCADRPCLLNDDCCPSGVCVSTYGEGKCVYVFGRQRDLCQGHADCPQGSSCMLVPQEGVWRCEPSVESGGSTSLLEGIFGAKERQPLGSECSSSSDCQVINGMCCQQQRLHHRAAIKLSCGYFRDAFDCVDMVGAERRRN, encoded by the exons ATGAACATTTTTCCGAGGTGGGCAGCcatgctgctgctcctgggcCTGGCCCACCAGCTGGACCCCTCGCACGCCGCGTCCGCATCCTCGTTCGCATCCGGAAACGCCTGGCAGCGCGCCCTATTTGACCGGGAGTCGCGCAACCTGATGCACCGCAGAGCACCGTTTTCCGGCGCCGCTGATTTGGGGCTCGACGAATACCTGGGCCCCTATGGCGCCGCCGAACAGGAGCAGCACCAGCCGCATCCTCCGCCGCAGCAG ATGCGCCAGCAGACCGAAGTTTACGGAATCGTGGAGCCGCTGATTGAGGACACGCCCTGTGCCGACCGACCCTGCCTCCTCAATGACGATTGCTGTCCTTCCGGAGTTTGCGTCAGCACATACGGCG AAGGCAAATGCGTATATGTGTTTGGTCGTCAGCGAGATCTGTGCCAGGGACATGCGGACTGTCCGCAGGGCAGCTCCTGCATGCTGGTCCCCCAGGAGGGAGTGTGGCGATGTGAGCCGAGCGTGGAGTCGGGCGGGTCCACGTCGCTACTGGAGGGCATATTCGGAGCGAAGGAGCGGCAACCGCTGGGCAGcgagtgcagcagcagcagcgactgCCAGGTGATCAA CGGAATGTGCTGTCAACAGCAGCGTTTGCACCACCGGGCAGCCATCAAGCTGAGCTGTGGCTACTTTCGCGATGCCTTCGACTGTGTGGATATGGTCGGAGCAGAG CGTCGCCGTAACTGA